The Mucilaginibacter rubeus genomic interval TAAGGCTGCATGTTCACAAACGTTTACTTTAAAAAGTGCCGATTTAGGCGGGCAGTTCAGCAATGAGTTTATTGCCGGTAATTTTGGCTGCAATGGCGGCAATAAATCGCCGCAACTAAGCTGGGTTAACGCACCGGAGGGCACCCAAAGCTTTGCCATAACCATGTACGATGCGGACGCCCCAACCGGAAGCGGGTTTTGGCATTGGGTTGTAGTAGATATCCCCGCAAATATTCATGAACTAAAGCAAGGCGCGGGCGACGTAAAAAGTGGTTTAGCCCCGCAAGGCAGCCTGCAAAGTATTAACGATGTAGGCGTACCCGGTTATCAGGGCCCATGCCCCGGCATTGACGAGGGTGATCACCGGTATCTTATTACCGTATACGCTTTAAAAACAGCCAAGCTTGGCACAACGCAGGCCTCAACCGCAGCATTAACGGGCTATTTATTGGGTAAGCAATTGCTGGCCAAGGCCTCGTTAATGGTTTATATGAAGAGATAGTTTAACACTGCACCTAAAAAAGCCCTGGGATTGTGCGATTCCCTCCCCGGGGAGGGTGTAGGGAGGGGTTTATGTGATATGCCTAATCGTTAGCAAAGTGTACAAACCCCTCCCTGCCAACACCCATACCTAACGCACCCCTCCCAAGGGAGGGAATTGTTTGGTTGAGACTATTATTCTCTTTTTTAAGTAACAGATTTACCGAATCACAACATGCAATTTAAGCACCCGATTCTTTTCTGCCGAAAAGCTTGCCCCGTTATCATTACTTATTAGTGAAATATTATTCGGATCGGTTAACAGGTCATTATAGGCAGAGCCGTAGCAGCCTTTGGTAGTGTTCGATTTTATAACGACAGCGTATCGTTTACCAACGGTAACAGGAATATTTGTCTTTACCATAACATTCCTGGCCGACCATGAAACTGAATCAACAGCCAAAGTAACGGAAGCCAACGCTTTACCTGTAGGCAATCCGGTATTATTAAGCTCAAATATCTCGACAGTCAGACCGGCATCAGGATGTCCTGTTTGAAAAGTAGCAAAGCTGATGCTGGCTAAATTTCCATTCCTGCTTGCCGTAAAAATTTGCGCGCGTTGTATATTTTTGCCAATGTCGCATCCGGTGGTAAAATCTTCGGTTGGTTTTACCGGGCTGGGGTTCCTGGTAAAATTTGCTGTTTGCTGGCACTCCACGGGGTTGATGGAGCCATCGGCGGCAAAGCTGAGCGGTGCCCAGTAAAAATTTGCAAGGGCTTCGTTTTTGGCAGCGTTGTTCCACAAATCGCTGCCGAAAAGGAAAATTGTTTCCGAATCCAGTTTAATGGTTGATACAAACGATGGCTGCCCGCAGCAGGAGTTATCACTGATCTTGGTCCCATCTGACCATGGCCCCAATGGCGACGATGCGGTACGGTAAGAAGCCCCGGTGCCCGAACAATAACCACAATTAGGGTCGGAGTAAATGAGGTAATATTTTCTTTTACGCTTGAACAATGCAGGTGCTTCGGTATTGCCGGTAGTAACCGATTTTACATACTGCCCGGTTCCGGTTAAATAATCGGCGCTTAATTTTTCAATAACGATACTGCCCTTGGTTCGCCAGTCGGTGTACGCTAAATAGGCTGTGCCATCGTCATCAACAAAAGTATCATGGTCGCCATTGTTTAAACCTGCAACCGGCATTTCGCTGTTTACTGCAAGGGTTGGCTCCTTAACTTCAATGAATGGCCCAACCGGGGTTTTGCTGGTAAATACCCGGTAACCAACCCGGTTATCGTAAACGTTGATCCACAGTACA includes:
- a CDS encoding family 43 glycosylhydrolase — encoded protein: MKKLILLSLLATFLTARFVSAQSIKNFDKNGKQVTKFDNLGNAVDAHDGEIALFNGVYYLYGTSYDCGFEWGNKTAPFCGFKTYSSTDLQHWTDRGFMFDAQTPVWQTRCDGKTYGCFRPHVIYNKKTKRYVLWINVYDNRVGYRVFTSKTPVGPFIEVKEPTLAVNSEMPVAGLNNGDHDTFVDDDGTAYLAYTDWRTKGSIVIEKLSADYLTGTGQYVKSVTTGNTEAPALFKRKRKYYLIYSDPNCGYCSGTGASYRTASSPLGPWSDGTKISDNSCCGQPSFVSTIKLDSETIFLFGSDLWNNAAKNEALANFYWAPLSFAADGSINPVECQQTANFTRNPSPVKPTEDFTTGCDIGKNIQRAQIFTASRNGNLASISFATFQTGHPDAGLTVEIFELNNTGLPTGKALASVTLAVDSVSWSARNVMVKTNIPVTVGKRYAVVIKSNTTKGCYGSAYNDLLTDPNNISLISNDNGASFSAEKNRVLKLHVVIR
- a CDS encoding YbhB/YbcL family Raf kinase inhibitor-like protein; translation: MKTIFSLFISFFIAKAACSQTFTLKSADLGGQFSNEFIAGNFGCNGGNKSPQLSWVNAPEGTQSFAITMYDADAPTGSGFWHWVVVDIPANIHELKQGAGDVKSGLAPQGSLQSINDVGVPGYQGPCPGIDEGDHRYLITVYALKTAKLGTTQASTAALTGYLLGKQLLAKASLMVYMKR